The following coding sequences are from one Lolium rigidum isolate FL_2022 chromosome 6, APGP_CSIRO_Lrig_0.1, whole genome shotgun sequence window:
- the LOC124664923 gene encoding lachrymatory-factor synthase-like, which produces MDTEASAGGAVAAAPQSKAWEWEGRVVSAVPAATAEEAWALLSDFLAFHRWHPRVPICRLAAGAAAPAAGCVRYCEGTPPGDGTPADWAHETLLEHDQARRFFRYEMNDNNMGFGAFFAAFRVVAAAAPAAGCELRWEFQCEPVRGTPKEALVARLQAGLDGMAARVREHVLSARAAAAAGPSVAAGLEAADELRLDNSIAV; this is translated from the coding sequence ATGGACACGGAGGCCAGCGCCGGTGGCGCCGTAGCTGCAGCACCACAGAGCAAGGCGTGGGAGTGGGAGGGGCGGGTGGTgtcggcggtgccggcggcgacggcggaggaggcgtGGGCGCTCCTGTCGGACTTCCTGGCGTTCCACCGGTGGCACCCGCGCGTGCCGATATGCCGACTGGCGGCGGGCGCCGCGGCGCCGGCTGCAGGGTGCGTGCGCTACTGCGAGGGCACCCCGCCCGGCGACGGGACGCCGGCCGACTGGGCGCACGAGACGCTCCTCGAGCACGACCAGGCGCGCCGCTTCTTCCGCTACGAGATGAACGACAACAACATGGGCTTCGGCGCCTTCTTCGCCGCCTtccgcgtcgtcgccgccgcggcgCCGGCCGCCGGGTGCGAGCTGCGGTGGGAGTTCCAGTGTGAGCCTGTGCGCGGCACGCCCAAGGAGGCGCTGGTGGCGCGCCTTCAGGCCGGGCTGGACGGCATGGCGGCGCGTGTGCGCGAGCACGTCCtgtccgcgcgcgccgccgccgccgcaggcccCAGCGTGGCGGCCGGGTTGGAGGCCGCCGATGAGCTCAGGCTGGACAACTCTATCGCCGTCTGA